The Williamsia sp. DF01-3 genome has a window encoding:
- a CDS encoding FAD-dependent oxidoreductase, with product MTRRVVIIGNGMAGARLQEELHRRDPAGERVTSVVIGDEPGSAYNRILMSNVVAGRITPADTRLRADNWYSERNLQTHTGVRVERVDRDAKTVHCDDGTVHGYDSLVFATGSRAFIPPIDGALAESGRPMEGVIAFRNLADCESIVSSLREGTRVVVVGGGLLGLEAARGALLRGAQVTVVHPRSFPMEKQMDAAGGAVLTRVLREIGMDVVLGSRVTAVRDEPGTGREVVLTDGSTLGADLVIVTAGIAPNVELATAADLAVERGIKVDDHLRTNDPSIYAIGECAQHRDIVYGLVQPGWEMAETVAQNLLGDQQAAYEGTQQILRLKAHDVDLASMGEVDTDPNDLEAEVLTLSDPHRGRYAKVVVRKDRLVGAVLLGNPEVVGTITQLFDSGAPVPSDRMRLLLGHLIGGATESASPAQMPGDAIICRCNSVSKKNLTDAWRKGARSPMAMADATRATTGCGSCESVVEGLCEWLATADA from the coding sequence ATGACCAGGCGTGTGGTGATCATCGGAAACGGGATGGCCGGCGCCCGACTGCAGGAAGAACTGCACCGGCGGGATCCCGCGGGTGAGCGCGTCACCAGCGTGGTCATCGGTGACGAGCCCGGGTCGGCGTACAACCGCATCCTGATGTCGAACGTGGTGGCCGGCCGGATCACACCCGCCGACACCAGGCTTCGCGCGGACAACTGGTATTCCGAACGGAACCTGCAGACGCACACCGGTGTTCGGGTCGAGCGTGTGGACCGCGACGCCAAGACCGTGCACTGCGACGACGGCACGGTGCACGGCTACGACAGTCTGGTCTTTGCCACCGGCAGCCGTGCTTTCATCCCGCCGATCGACGGTGCGCTCGCGGAATCGGGTCGCCCGATGGAAGGTGTGATCGCGTTCCGTAACCTGGCCGACTGCGAATCGATCGTGTCCTCCCTTCGCGAGGGAACACGCGTGGTTGTTGTCGGTGGCGGCCTTCTCGGACTCGAAGCCGCGCGCGGCGCGCTGCTGCGCGGGGCCCAGGTGACGGTTGTCCATCCACGGAGCTTCCCGATGGAGAAGCAGATGGACGCCGCCGGCGGCGCAGTGCTGACCCGTGTGCTGCGGGAGATCGGGATGGACGTGGTGCTCGGCAGCCGGGTCACCGCGGTCCGGGACGAGCCGGGAACAGGCCGGGAAGTGGTGCTCACCGACGGCTCCACCCTGGGCGCCGACCTCGTGATCGTCACCGCCGGCATCGCTCCGAACGTCGAGCTCGCCACCGCTGCGGACCTCGCTGTCGAACGCGGCATCAAGGTCGACGATCATCTGCGCACAAACGATCCGTCGATCTACGCGATCGGCGAATGCGCCCAGCACCGCGACATCGTCTACGGCCTGGTGCAACCGGGCTGGGAGATGGCCGAGACGGTGGCCCAGAACCTGCTCGGTGACCAGCAGGCCGCCTATGAGGGGACGCAGCAGATCCTGCGCCTGAAGGCACACGACGTGGATCTCGCGTCGATGGGGGAAGTGGACACCGATCCCAATGACCTCGAGGCCGAGGTGCTGACCCTGTCCGATCCTCATCGCGGGCGTTACGCGAAAGTGGTTGTGCGCAAAGACCGTCTGGTCGGCGCGGTACTGCTCGGCAACCCCGAGGTGGTCGGCACCATCACGCAGTTGTTCGACTCCGGCGCGCCGGTGCCCAGCGATCGAATGCGCCTGCTGCTCGGTCACCTCATCGGTGGCGCAACCGAATCGGCGAGTCCGGCCCAGATGCCGGGCGACGCGATCATCTGCCGGTGCAACTCGGTGTCCAAGAAGAATCTGACGGATGCCTGGCGCAAAGGTGCGCGCAGCCCCATGGCGATGGCCGATGCCACCAGGGCCACAACAGGTTGCGGCAGTTGTGAATCCGTCGTCGAGGGACTTTGTGAATGGCTGGCAACAGCCGATGCCTGA